In Verrucomicrobiia bacterium, the genomic stretch CACAAGTTGTTTCGGCAGACCTGTTGTTGGATCGATTCCGCCGCTCCCTGACGTCAGGGCAGACAGGAGCGATTGCGCCTGTTCCAAGGATCCTTGAAGGTCAATCAGCAGCTCGTGAACATCGGCAACACCAAAGTTTCCTGACTGAATTCGGCTGGCTGCGGACAGGGCGGCTTGGGGGGCGACGGCTGAATGGTTTGGCGCCAGACCGGGAACCGAGACGCCCGGTGGACGAGCAGCAGGTGTGGTTCCCGATGAAATGATCGTGGGATTTGTCGGCGCTGGGGGGCGTACCTGTGCCGCGCAGGTCAAGGTGAGAACGTTGAGGATGACGAGGTTTATGATTTTCATGCGCACGCCCCAGTTCGGGAACACGGCTCGATGGTCGCCTGTTTATGGACCGATTCCATAGGGCAATTTCCCCGAGTCCTGCAGCGCGCGGCGGTCTCGTGGGGCAAGGTTCGCAGTCGCACAGCGGGCGCCCCTCTCTCCAACTCTCTCCCCGTTCGTGCCTCACGGGCGAGAGAGAAGATTGCCGGAGTTCAGAACGTGAAGAATGTCGGCGACAGTAAGGAACACCAACTGGTTCCCTCGTGCTGCTGTTTTTCGTGTGTTTCGTGTGATTCGTGGTTAGCCTCCTCCCATTCAGCCTTCGCACTGCCCCTCTCGGGCGAAGCAACACAGGCCAACCCACAGGTGCGGAAACATTCTGACACGTTCGAGTTTCGGACGTTGCTGTGCCCGGGACGCGCACACTCCGTTGGAAGCAACGGCAGTTTAACAGGAGGCCGCAGAGATAACCGAGAAGACCAGTGAACGCGGGCGCCCCTCTCTCCAACTCTCTCCCCGTTCGTGCCTCACGGGGCGAGAGAGAAGATTGCCGGAGTTCAGAACGTAAAGAATGTCGGCCACAGGTAAGGAACACCAACTGGTTCCATCGTGCTGCTGTTTTTCGTGTGTTTCGTGTGCTTCGTGGTTAAACCTCTTCCCGTTCAGCCTCAGATGAATTCGTTGATGAGGTTCTCCAAAAACTCCTGGCGGCCGCTCGCGTTTACACTGACGTCGCCCTGCTTGAGCATGTGTTTTTCGAGCTCCGCAAATCCAACTTCGCCCCGCTCAATCTGCGCCCCCAATCCGCTGTCCCAGCTTGAATAACGTTCCTTCACAAAGTCCGCCAGGCGCCCATCCTTGCGAATCGCTGCCGCAATCTTCAATCCCCGCGCAAATGCATCCATGCCTCCAATATGCGCGTGGAACAGGTCGATCGGCTCAAAACTCTCGCGGCGCACCTTCGCATCGAAATTCACTCCGCCCGTCTTGAATCCGCCATACTTCAACACACACAACATCGTGTAGGCAGTTTGATAGATGTTCGTTGGAAATTGATCCGTGTCCCAGCCCAGCAGTTCGTCGCCCGTGTTGGCATCGATCGATCCCAGCGCTCCCGCTGCTCCAGCCACTTCAAGTTCGTGCTGCATCGTGTGGCCCGCCAGCGTGGCGTGATTGGTCTCCAGATTCAGTTTGAAATGCTCCATCAAGCCGAACTCGCGCAGGAAATTCAAACACGCAGCCGCGTCTGAATCATACTGATGCTTGGTCGGTTCCTTGGGCTTGGGTTCAATGTAAAACTGGCCCTGAAAGCCGATCTGCTTTTTGTAGTCGACCGCCATGTGCAACAGTTTTGCCAGGTGCTCCTGCTCCCGTTTCATGTCGGTGTTGAGCAGCGTCGAATATCCTTCGCGCCCGCCCCAGAACGTGTAACCCACGCCGCCCAGTTCGTGCGTGACTTCCATCGCCTTCTTCACCTGCGCCGCTGCGTAGGCAAACACCTGGGCATTGCAGCTGGTGGCGG encodes the following:
- the xylA gene encoding xylose isomerase, which produces AAFKDVSNIPFEGPKSRNPLAFKHYNPDQKIEGRTMRDHLRFSVVYWHTFRGAGSDPFGVGTAVRPWEDGTDSVKNAQNRARVAFEFIEKLGAPFYAFHDRDIAPEGGSLAETNKNLDAVVKVLKAEQQRTGIQLLWGTANLFSNPRFVHGAATSCNAQVFAYAAAQVKKAMEVTHELGGVGYTFWGGREGYSTLLNTDMKREQEHLAKLLHMAVDYKKQIGFQGQFYIEPKPKEPTKHQYDSDAAACLNFLREFGLMEHFKLNLETNHATLAGHTMQHELEVAGAAGALGSIDANTGDELLGWDTDQFPTNIYQTAYTMLCVLKYGGFKTGGVNFDAKVRRESFEPIDLFHAHIGGMDAFARGLKIAAAIRKDGRLADFVKERYSSWDSGLGAQIERGEVGFAELEKHMLKQGDVSVNASGRQEFLENLINEFI